A single Campylobacter ureolyticus ACS-301-V-Sch3b DNA region contains:
- a CDS encoding mechanosensitive ion channel family protein encodes MRVLFLLFISFVAIFADVNKTENSLDINLSNLNLAQTKEANITKNIIENLQKDVKNIDETIKDNIWLTQYQNHLSYQKLIKERDELERQIKNIKNKDKRETMLDDIKIYDEQILLLSEFESMPFSRLLETKDIPEYKKITTPFTILSGLSYIKQLNSEKYEYRSKLDQIMILVEKLKEKNDILMTINSYIPNDENITKSLSELNFTITEFKSAKNLGKTTYDVYGKRIDDRINLVRSDIKIQLKRAFSIAGWIIFILLLSFILKFIVKKSIKDNERSYTANKFINFLNFTLIILILIFAYIDNVSYLVTVLGFASAGLAIAMKDMFMSMLGWGVIMIGGTFRVGDRIKARKANGEIYVGDIIDISLLRMTIYEDVTMTTRENRRAGRIIFVPNNYIFTELISNYTHSGMKTVWDGIDILLTFDSNYKKATYIVKNIARQYSKGYTDIAKKQMNKLRTQYSIKSPSVEPRIFHFFEPYGILISIWYMTDSYATLGLRSTISGEILEAFEKEDDIKIAYPTQTLLFRKEDLLESKKEMIKKALNEELKNKELSDKG; translated from the coding sequence ATGAGAGTTTTATTTTTATTATTCATAAGTTTTGTAGCTATTTTTGCTGATGTAAATAAAACTGAAAATAGCTTGGATATAAATTTGTCAAATTTGAACCTGGCTCAAACAAAAGAGGCAAATATTACTAAAAATATCATTGAAAATTTGCAAAAAGATGTAAAAAACATAGATGAAACTATAAAAGATAATATTTGGCTTACTCAGTATCAAAATCATCTAAGCTATCAAAAACTCATAAAAGAGAGAGATGAGCTTGAAAGACAGATTAAAAATATAAAAAATAAAGATAAACGAGAAACTATGCTTGATGATATTAAAATTTATGATGAACAAATTTTATTATTAAGCGAATTTGAAAGCATGCCTTTTTCTAGGCTTCTTGAAACAAAAGACATACCTGAGTATAAAAAAATAACAACTCCTTTTACTATTTTATCAGGACTTTCATATATAAAACAGTTAAACTCAGAAAAATATGAGTATAGATCTAAACTTGATCAAATCATGATTTTAGTAGAAAAACTAAAAGAAAAAAATGATATTTTAATGACAATAAATTCATATATTCCAAATGATGAAAATATAACTAAAAGTTTAAGTGAGTTAAATTTTACAATAACTGAGTTTAAATCAGCAAAAAATCTTGGAAAAACAACGTATGATGTTTATGGAAAAAGGATAGATGATAGAATAAATTTAGTAAGATCTGATATTAAAATCCAACTTAAAAGAGCTTTTAGTATCGCAGGTTGGATTATTTTTATACTTCTTTTATCTTTTATATTGAAATTTATAGTTAAAAAATCAATCAAAGACAACGAACGATCATATACGGCAAATAAATTTATAAATTTCTTAAATTTTACCTTAATTATTTTAATTTTAATTTTTGCATATATTGATAATGTTTCTTACTTAGTAACAGTTTTAGGTTTTGCATCAGCTGGTCTTGCGATTGCCATGAAAGATATGTTTATGAGTATGCTTGGCTGGGGCGTTATAATGATAGGTGGAACATTTAGAGTTGGCGATAGAATAAAAGCAAGAAAGGCAAATGGTGAAATTTATGTTGGAGATATCATAGATATTTCGCTTCTTAGAATGACAATTTATGAAGATGTTACAATGACTACAAGAGAAAATAGAAGAGCTGGAAGAATTATCTTTGTACCAAATAATTATATTTTTACTGAACTAATATCAAACTACACTCACAGCGGCATGAAAACAGTTTGGGATGGCATTGATATACTTCTTACTTTTGATAGCAACTATAAAAAAGCAACCTACATAGTTAAAAATATAGCTAGACAATACTCAAAAGGCTATACAGATATAGCAAAAAAACAGATGAATAAATTAAGAACTCAATATAGTATAAAAAGTCCAAGTGTTGAACCAAGAATATTTCATTTTTTTGAACCGTATGGTATTTTAATAAGTATTTGGTATATGACTGATTCTTACGCTACTTTAGGACTTAGAAGCACAATTTCTGGTGAAATTTTAGAAGCCTTTGAAAAAGAAGATGATATTAAAATAGCATATCCAACTCAAACATTACTTTTTAGAAAAGAAGATCTTTTAGAAAGTAAAAAAGAGATGATAAAAAAAGCCTTAAATGAAGAACTTAAAAATAAAGAACTTAGTGATAAAGGATAA